The Dethiosulfovibrio peptidovorans DSM 11002 genome has a window encoding:
- a CDS encoding PH domain-containing protein, whose protein sequence is MGLIRGLMGHAAETDLEKVREEFASMLIEGEDVQAAYKLVRDMFVFTDKRLIVMDKQGMTGKKVSYLTVPYGSIVCFSKESAGHFDLDAELKIWVRGQDIPLTYEFKKDSSIEDIYRVLGAAVL, encoded by the coding sequence ATGGGACTTATAAGAGGGTTGATGGGGCACGCTGCCGAGACCGATCTGGAAAAGGTTCGGGAAGAGTTCGCATCCATGTTGATCGAGGGCGAGGACGTTCAGGCGGCTTACAAGCTGGTCAGGGACATGTTCGTTTTCACCGACAAGAGGCTCATAGTTATGGATAAACAGGGTATGACCGGGAAAAAGGTATCCTATCTGACCGTTCCATACGGCAGCATAGTCTGTTTCTCCAAGGAGAGCGCCGGCCATTTCGATCTGGACGCGGAGCTCAAGATCTGGGTCAGAGGGCAGGACATACCTCTTACCTACGAGTTCAAAAAGGATTCAAGCATAGAGGATATATATCGGGTACTCGGAGCCGCCGTACTCTAG
- a CDS encoding ABC transporter ATP-binding protein, producing MTAILELDNLNKFFGGVHAVRDVSFSLEKGELAGLIGPNGAGKTTIFNLITGVYPLDSGHIVSNGKEINGLRTCDAVGLGIARTFQNLRLFKGSTVLENVMTAGQRHHRYSFLEAATHLGRWKKTEKTIRDEAMEYLEKVNLAKDADRMAGTLPYGHQRRLEIARALALRPELLLLDEPAAGMNPEEVQALNGLIVGIHKEFDLTILVIEHHMELVMEICPHVVCLNFGAVIAEGPPEEIQGNPEVLKAYLGEEVE from the coding sequence ATGACCGCCATACTCGAACTGGACAACCTCAATAAGTTCTTCGGAGGCGTACACGCCGTCAGGGACGTGTCGTTCTCCCTGGAAAAAGGGGAGCTGGCCGGGCTCATAGGCCCCAACGGCGCGGGAAAGACCACCATATTCAACCTGATAACCGGCGTCTATCCCCTTGATTCGGGACATATCGTCTCGAACGGCAAGGAGATCAACGGGCTGAGAACCTGCGACGCGGTCGGACTGGGAATAGCCAGGACATTCCAGAACCTGAGGCTCTTCAAGGGCTCCACAGTGCTGGAAAACGTCATGACCGCCGGACAGAGACACCACCGCTACTCCTTCCTCGAAGCAGCCACCCATCTGGGGCGGTGGAAGAAGACGGAAAAGACCATTCGGGACGAGGCCATGGAATACCTGGAAAAGGTAAACCTGGCCAAAGACGCCGACAGGATGGCCGGAACCCTTCCATACGGGCACCAGAGAAGGCTGGAGATAGCCAGAGCACTGGCCCTCAGACCCGAGCTTCTTCTGCTGGACGAACCCGCGGCGGGAATGAACCCGGAGGAGGTCCAGGCCCTGAACGGCCTTATAGTCGGAATACACAAGGAGTTCGACCTCACCATACTGGTCATAGAGCACCACATGGAGCTGGTGATGGAGATATGTCCTCACGTGGTCTGTCTGAACTTCGGTGCCGTCATAGCAGAGGGACCGCCGGAGGAGATACAGGGCAACCCGGAGGTCCTCAAGGCCTATCTCGGCGAGGAGGTGGAATGA
- a CDS encoding AAA family ATPase, with amino-acid sequence MLINLTLNNFRRYEKAHFCFHPKMTILVGENGKGKTTILDAIAVMLGTYFQGSKIKTGQSTVKKDDARLLSVELGGQFNLEPQDDVFIQARSTIRNETIDWIREMGDRGGKAKDIVSIGTQDRKKAVKGEPIDLPLYLYYGSGRLWDIHRNVKTGKPGSRLDAYRFCLDPKSDQKAFEEWFKKLTLAELQKKNSFKGLQTVRNTVLRCIPNSSDFYHDVERDELIIVTDEGPMPFDHLSDGYRNMVAMVADIAHRASRLNPHLEEKAATRTKGIVLIDEIDLHLHPKWQRRVVSDLQEAFPEIQFIATTHSPFIIQSLEPGQVIDLEATEEKAERTCDTGEQASPGTTAPYSNRSIEDIVEDIMGVDIPQRSERYQKMYDVAKEYYKTLREARDADETRKKELKEKLDRLAAPFSENVAYYAFLEAERIAAGVTSEEEKREDKKCDR; translated from the coding sequence ATGTTGATCAACTTGACCCTAAACAATTTCAGACGTTACGAAAAGGCTCATTTTTGTTTTCACCCCAAGATGACCATTCTTGTAGGGGAGAACGGAAAAGGAAAGACGACCATCCTGGATGCTATAGCCGTCATGTTAGGGACCTACTTTCAGGGCTCAAAAATAAAAACCGGCCAAAGTACCGTTAAAAAAGACGACGCCCGCCTGTTGTCCGTAGAGCTCGGTGGGCAGTTCAACCTTGAACCACAGGACGACGTGTTTATACAGGCCCGGTCGACGATCCGGAACGAAACCATAGATTGGATCAGAGAAATGGGAGACAGAGGGGGAAAAGCCAAGGATATCGTCTCCATAGGAACTCAAGACCGAAAAAAAGCGGTTAAGGGGGAGCCCATCGATCTGCCTCTTTATCTGTATTACGGCTCAGGGCGTCTATGGGATATACACAGGAACGTGAAGACGGGAAAACCTGGATCTCGATTGGACGCTTACAGATTCTGCCTCGATCCCAAGTCGGATCAGAAGGCCTTCGAAGAATGGTTCAAGAAACTGACGCTGGCGGAGCTTCAGAAAAAAAACAGCTTCAAAGGCCTCCAGACCGTTCGAAACACCGTTCTCCGGTGTATTCCTAATTCCAGCGATTTCTACCACGACGTAGAAAGAGACGAGCTTATCATCGTGACAGACGAGGGCCCCATGCCTTTCGATCATCTTTCCGACGGTTACCGTAACATGGTGGCGATGGTGGCAGACATAGCCCATCGAGCCTCCAGGCTTAACCCCCACCTAGAGGAAAAAGCCGCCACAAGGACGAAAGGCATCGTGTTGATCGACGAGATAGACCTGCACCTACATCCCAAGTGGCAGAGGCGGGTCGTATCCGACCTTCAGGAAGCGTTCCCGGAGATTCAGTTCATAGCCACCACCCATTCGCCGTTTATAATACAGTCCCTTGAGCCAGGACAGGTCATAGATTTGGAAGCAACCGAAGAAAAAGCAGAAAGAACCTGCGACACCGGGGAACAGGCCTCACCTGGCACGACCGCTCCATACTCCAACAGGTCTATAGAGGACATAGTCGAGGATATAATGGGGGTCGACATTCCTCAAAGAAGCGAGAGATATCAGAAGATGTACGATGTTGCAAAAGAATACTATAAAACATTACGAGAGGCCCGAGACGCCGATGAAACAAGGAAAAAAGAGCTTAAAGAAAAGCTCGATCGCCTAGCAGCCCCGTTCAGCGAAAACGTGGCCTACTACGCCTTTCTGGAAGCGGAACGGATAGCCGCCGGAGTCACATCCGAAGAGGAAAAACGGGAAGACAAAAAATGCGACCGGTAG
- a CDS encoding glucan biosynthesis protein, which yields MNFIERLKFFRGLILSVLLGAACLSVSGPAIAEETTSGDLSGDVFSFRVLRDMAEELASSDFEDPEGVVPGFLLDLSYDDWRKTRFRLEESLWRGDNLPFEVQFFHPGLFYNRFVRVNVVDGGRVEPVAFSSDMFEYGDSSLADRVAAVSMDFAGFRVHHHLNKDDYKDEVAVFLGASYFRAVAKGVQYGLSARGLAVDTALQSGEEFPYFREFWLDRPKASDDVMTVYALLDSPGMTGAYRFVIDPGEITELDVSCDLFLRRDVAKLGIAPLTSMFLYGENDNGRPGDFRPEVHDSDGLLTCDSEGKWLWRPLSNPRRLSLSSVEMADPVGFGLIQRDADFDHYQDLEARYERRPSLWIEPAEGWGKGRVELVEIPTNSEIHDNVVAYWIPDKMKAPEGEVPTYPKKLSFSYRMGWMAPGEAVHPLGRVAATRMADGGDPKTVRFVVDFEGGLLDDVPEDGPLSSIVYVGEGAKLVDKQLVKNDVTGGWRLSFRVTSGVDESLRALFPSMGNRPVIELSALLKKGENLTDPLTETWTYEWRP from the coding sequence TTGAATTTTATCGAAAGACTCAAGTTTTTCCGTGGGCTCATATTGTCGGTCCTTTTAGGGGCGGCCTGTCTGTCGGTCTCTGGGCCGGCTATAGCGGAGGAGACGACGTCGGGCGACCTGTCCGGCGACGTCTTCTCCTTCCGTGTATTGAGGGATATGGCGGAGGAACTGGCCTCCTCGGATTTTGAGGATCCAGAAGGGGTCGTGCCGGGTTTTCTGCTGGATCTCAGCTACGACGATTGGAGAAAGACCCGCTTTAGACTGGAAGAGTCCCTCTGGAGAGGGGATAATCTGCCTTTCGAGGTCCAGTTCTTTCACCCGGGGTTGTTCTACAACCGTTTTGTCAGGGTGAACGTGGTGGACGGGGGAAGGGTCGAGCCTGTGGCCTTCTCCTCCGATATGTTCGAATACGGCGACAGCTCCCTGGCCGATAGGGTTGCGGCGGTCTCCATGGATTTCGCAGGCTTCAGGGTCCATCACCATCTCAACAAAGACGACTACAAGGACGAGGTGGCGGTTTTCCTCGGCGCCAGTTATTTCAGGGCGGTGGCGAAAGGAGTTCAGTACGGGCTCTCCGCTCGAGGACTGGCTGTGGACACGGCGTTGCAGTCCGGTGAGGAGTTTCCCTATTTCAGGGAGTTCTGGCTGGACAGGCCGAAGGCTAGCGACGACGTTATGACCGTCTACGCCCTTTTGGACAGTCCCGGAATGACCGGAGCCTATCGTTTCGTGATAGATCCCGGAGAAATCACCGAGCTGGACGTTTCATGCGATCTGTTTCTCCGTAGGGACGTGGCAAAGCTGGGGATAGCGCCCCTTACCAGCATGTTCCTGTACGGCGAAAACGACAACGGACGGCCCGGCGACTTCCGTCCCGAGGTCCACGATTCGGACGGCCTGCTGACTTGTGACTCGGAGGGCAAGTGGCTCTGGCGTCCACTGTCCAACCCGAGACGGCTCTCACTGTCCTCCGTCGAGATGGCCGATCCCGTCGGATTCGGACTGATCCAGAGAGACGCAGATTTCGACCATTACCAGGACCTGGAGGCCCGATACGAGAGACGTCCGTCTCTGTGGATAGAGCCTGCCGAGGGGTGGGGAAAGGGTCGGGTCGAGCTGGTGGAGATCCCCACGAACAGCGAGATTCACGATAACGTGGTGGCCTACTGGATACCGGACAAGATGAAAGCACCCGAGGGAGAGGTCCCGACCTATCCGAAAAAACTCTCCTTCTCCTATCGCATGGGCTGGATGGCTCCCGGAGAGGCGGTCCATCCCCTGGGACGCGTGGCAGCCACCAGGATGGCCGACGGAGGGGACCCAAAGACGGTTCGCTTCGTGGTGGATTTCGAGGGAGGGCTCCTGGACGATGTTCCCGAGGACGGACCTCTGTCCAGCATAGTCTACGTCGGGGAGGGAGCCAAACTAGTGGACAAGCAGCTCGTGAAAAACGACGTGACAGGGGGCTGGAGACTCTCCTTCAGGGTTACCTCCGGCGTCGACGAGTCCCTCAGGGCGCTGTTCCCCTCGATGGGAAACCGCCCCGTCATAGAGCTGTCCGCCTTACTTAAAAAAGGGGAGAACCTGACCGACCCCCTCACGGAGACCTGGACCTATGAGTGGCGTCCTTAG
- a CDS encoding helix-turn-helix transcriptional regulator: MGKSTSSARAVRLNNIMRQLLFHREVDGDALMEASCANTRRTFERDLQFLRTEHCANIVYDPWKKSYRLENRGSFVPTFPVSEREVMGLMAGIRMAAHVLPYLKDEMTSLWSRIKAVLPEELAQKGEAIGEASVLALPITSLDPRIFESLVESIRTKRTVRLVCSTVETGDLIVSPWELFFQGDYWYLWGSHDDRPEGYTYPLHEIKSLIVWDRDNYATPPDEGILCSACWTGPPGTSQHEVSILVLPPLSSVVNATLWHPTQRITRLSRDAVLLEATVGSNALETVARWIMARAPLAVPQSPEKLVDKVERMLCGLRRNMDRDYQDLTDLGEAGD; encoded by the coding sequence ATGGGTAAAAGCACATCTTCCGCCAGAGCCGTGAGGCTGAACAACATAATGAGACAGCTTCTCTTCCACAGAGAGGTCGACGGAGATGCGTTGATGGAGGCCTCCTGCGCAAACACAAGGAGAACATTCGAGAGGGATCTTCAGTTCCTGCGAACCGAACACTGTGCAAACATAGTCTACGACCCTTGGAAAAAAAGTTACCGCTTAGAGAACAGGGGATCGTTCGTGCCGACCTTCCCGGTAAGCGAAAGGGAGGTGATGGGACTCATGGCGGGCATCAGGATGGCCGCTCATGTCCTTCCCTATCTGAAGGACGAGATGACGTCACTATGGAGCAGGATCAAGGCAGTTCTCCCAGAGGAACTGGCCCAGAAGGGAGAGGCTATAGGAGAGGCATCCGTATTGGCCCTACCGATAACTTCGCTGGACCCGAGAATCTTCGAGAGTCTCGTCGAGTCCATCAGGACCAAAAGAACGGTCAGACTGGTCTGCTCCACCGTCGAGACCGGCGATCTGATCGTATCGCCCTGGGAACTTTTCTTTCAGGGCGACTACTGGTACCTGTGGGGCAGCCACGACGACCGTCCCGAGGGATATACCTACCCCCTCCACGAGATAAAATCCCTGATCGTATGGGATAGGGATAATTACGCCACTCCTCCCGACGAAGGTATTTTATGTTCCGCTTGCTGGACCGGCCCTCCCGGAACGAGTCAACACGAGGTGAGCATACTGGTTCTGCCACCACTTTCCTCTGTGGTCAACGCCACGCTGTGGCACCCTACACAGAGGATAACCCGCCTGTCCAGAGACGCGGTTCTTCTAGAAGCCACTGTCGGGTCCAACGCCCTGGAGACGGTTGCCCGATGGATAATGGCGAGAGCCCCCCTGGCGGTACCGCAATCGCCGGAAAAGTTGGTGGACAAGGTGGAGAGAATGCTATGCGGTTTGAGGCGAAATATGGACAGAGACTACCAAGATCTCACCGATCTGGGGGAGGCGGGAGACTGA
- a CDS encoding helix-turn-helix transcriptional regulator: protein MPKEIGSNRIKRLNSIMEKLCSRTVLPGKEIRGTAESVSARTLQRDLRYLRNEFGANILYDPSSDSYSLKNRGTFVLQIRLRESQIEGLAAGIKMASHFLPHMEEDLKDLWAKMASILPPDLVRKGEALGLASVVSTPVSSMDPRTFHLLIKAIQEEKPVRFSYRSPYDDNPDDRDRFVSPWGVFFQAHAWYLWGSHPKLPQGATYRISRIDRALLWPNTDYESPPENQGLSDYASSCWYAYRGGEEVDVKLRIDPPLSRVIPETSWHPSQTFEERDDGSSTMTVRIHENALGSVARWVLASAPFVTVESPLKLADQVEKLLNRLQEKTTTKVLQD from the coding sequence ATGCCCAAAGAGATCGGATCAAACAGGATAAAAAGGCTGAACTCCATAATGGAGAAACTCTGCTCCCGCACGGTACTCCCGGGAAAGGAGATCAGGGGAACCGCCGAGTCGGTCTCCGCCAGAACCCTACAGAGAGACCTCAGATATCTCAGAAACGAGTTCGGAGCCAACATCCTATACGATCCGTCCTCCGACTCGTACAGCCTAAAGAACAGAGGAACCTTCGTGCTCCAGATACGGCTGAGGGAATCCCAGATAGAGGGACTGGCGGCCGGTATCAAGATGGCCTCCCATTTCCTTCCCCATATGGAAGAGGACCTGAAGGACCTCTGGGCCAAGATGGCATCCATATTGCCTCCAGACCTAGTCCGAAAGGGCGAGGCTCTCGGCCTAGCCTCGGTAGTCTCCACCCCGGTGTCGTCCATGGATCCCAGAACCTTCCACCTTCTGATAAAGGCGATACAGGAGGAAAAACCGGTCCGCTTTTCCTATCGATCGCCCTACGACGATAACCCCGACGACAGAGACAGATTCGTATCTCCCTGGGGAGTCTTCTTTCAGGCCCACGCCTGGTACCTATGGGGAAGCCACCCCAAACTGCCCCAAGGGGCGACATACCGCATATCCCGAATAGACAGGGCCCTCCTCTGGCCCAACACCGATTACGAAAGCCCTCCGGAAAATCAGGGTCTTTCCGACTACGCGTCCTCATGCTGGTACGCCTACAGAGGCGGAGAAGAGGTGGACGTTAAGCTCAGGATAGACCCGCCACTCTCCCGGGTCATACCGGAGACATCCTGGCATCCCAGCCAAACCTTCGAGGAAAGAGACGACGGCTCCTCCACCATGACGGTCAGAATCCACGAAAACGCCCTGGGATCGGTGGCAAGGTGGGTCCTGGCCAGCGCGCCCTTCGTGACCGTCGAAAGCCCCTTAAAACTGGCGGATCAGGTGGAAAAGCTGCTTAACCGATTACAGGAAAAAACGACAACAAAAGTATTGCAAGACTAA
- a CDS encoding choice-of-anchor Q domain-containing protein, with product MFRRFKGFFGRYICVFAVVLPLIGFQSADGAVFMVDKDNLSGGDGASWDGAFNEAQFGVKVGEASSGDVFFVAEGIYRPSLDSEEASADRGASFVIPEGVSLYGGFSGVEDSLDERNYRENPTILTGDLYLDDISDDRGVTVSADAVIGINSIAVVTTKNVETAVLDGFVITGGDGRNGGGMVNVSSSVKVSNCTFRGNRAAGMGGAMLNQKGAPEINDSLFSWNRAGIRTNGGAMANILSDPKIVSCTFEDNRTGAGSSVPKECVGNGGAVYNGRGNPTLIGCSFRRNEAGAGGGAVYNQRCTPRIERCVFEGNRTSHNAGALRNESVGNEGMIVSCLFRDNSSVVEGGAIYNTGSDLILTDTTFLGNTVSADIDDDDKGSGGALYNAKSSPVVVNCTFVENGAKNGGAIYNRVNSDPFLVNCTLKDNFASKNGGGMYSTSCSSSTSCALGQGSNPVVLNSVFWGNRGGEIFNDGDSSSAIYCSVVRSGDVRGGINVVSSDIKVSDPSLGEIGDNGGFSMTCSISREGAALDGGWRVGEILSCDFLSGDSVWSGKSWESISVSVPSVDQRGVPRPQGEGVDMGSFELTTFSEPIKPFPVSSDEVSGDALSPVLKVVIPVPAGDTLKKIRWQIAKDDGFKEIVFDSDLQEDEGLSISTKSKKLSETASLSVPKGKLTYGTDYYIRVRPLFEKSGWTDWSETSKITTETVSGSDGGCSVAGMEPGWAFLLLPLAVLIGR from the coding sequence TTGTTTCGTCGTTTTAAAGGCTTTTTCGGAAGATATATCTGTGTTTTTGCCGTTGTGTTGCCTCTGATCGGTTTCCAGTCTGCCGACGGGGCGGTTTTCATGGTGGATAAAGACAACCTCTCCGGAGGAGACGGAGCCTCCTGGGACGGTGCCTTCAACGAAGCTCAGTTCGGAGTCAAGGTCGGCGAGGCCTCTTCGGGAGACGTTTTTTTCGTGGCCGAGGGGATCTACCGTCCTTCGCTGGACTCGGAAGAGGCTTCGGCCGACAGGGGCGCGAGCTTTGTCATACCGGAAGGGGTCTCCCTGTACGGAGGGTTTTCCGGGGTGGAGGACAGTCTCGACGAGAGAAACTACCGTGAAAATCCGACCATCCTCACAGGAGATCTGTATCTGGACGATATAAGCGACGACCGGGGCGTTACGGTGAGTGCCGATGCCGTAATTGGTATCAACAGTATCGCCGTGGTTACCACTAAAAACGTCGAGACGGCCGTCCTCGACGGTTTTGTGATCACCGGAGGGGACGGGAGAAACGGCGGAGGCATGGTCAACGTCAGTTCCAGCGTCAAGGTCTCCAACTGTACTTTCCGGGGAAACAGGGCCGCCGGAATGGGAGGAGCCATGCTCAACCAGAAAGGGGCCCCCGAGATAAACGACTCTCTTTTTTCCTGGAACCGAGCCGGCATCAGGACGAACGGCGGCGCAATGGCCAACATCCTGAGCGATCCCAAGATCGTATCCTGTACTTTCGAGGATAACCGGACCGGAGCGGGGTCTTCCGTACCCAAGGAATGCGTCGGTAACGGAGGGGCGGTCTACAACGGAAGGGGAAATCCCACTTTGATAGGCTGTAGCTTCCGTCGTAACGAGGCCGGAGCCGGTGGGGGCGCGGTCTACAATCAACGCTGCACCCCTAGGATCGAGCGGTGCGTGTTCGAAGGCAACAGAACCTCCCATAACGCCGGAGCCCTCAGAAACGAGAGCGTCGGGAACGAAGGGATGATAGTCTCCTGCCTTTTCAGAGACAATTCCTCTGTGGTGGAGGGAGGAGCGATATACAACACCGGAAGCGATCTGATCCTGACCGACACGACATTCTTGGGCAATACGGTCAGTGCCGACATCGACGACGACGATAAAGGATCCGGTGGAGCCCTGTACAACGCCAAGAGCAGCCCCGTAGTGGTCAACTGTACCTTCGTGGAAAACGGGGCGAAAAACGGCGGAGCCATATACAACAGGGTGAACAGCGATCCTTTTCTCGTCAACTGCACCTTGAAGGACAACTTCGCCAGCAAGAACGGCGGCGGAATGTACAGCACCAGCTGTTCCAGCAGCACGTCCTGTGCCCTTGGACAGGGAAGCAATCCGGTGGTCCTCAACTCCGTGTTCTGGGGTAACCGTGGGGGGGAGATCTTCAACGACGGAGATTCGTCTTCGGCTATCTACTGTTCGGTCGTTCGATCCGGAGACGTTCGGGGAGGGATAAACGTAGTATCCTCCGACATAAAAGTCTCCGATCCATCTCTCGGAGAGATCGGAGATAACGGAGGTTTCTCCATGACCTGTTCCATCTCCAGAGAAGGGGCCGCCCTGGACGGAGGTTGGAGAGTGGGAGAGATACTTTCCTGCGACTTCCTGTCGGGAGACTCGGTGTGGTCGGGCAAGAGCTGGGAAAGCATTTCCGTTTCGGTGCCGTCGGTCGATCAGAGAGGGGTGCCCAGACCTCAGGGAGAAGGGGTCGATATGGGATCCTTCGAGCTGACGACCTTTTCCGAGCCCATTAAACCTTTTCCAGTATCCTCCGACGAAGTATCGGGGGACGCTCTTTCTCCAGTCCTCAAGGTAGTGATACCGGTGCCTGCCGGAGACACCCTGAAAAAAATACGTTGGCAGATAGCCAAAGACGACGGCTTCAAGGAGATAGTGTTCGATAGCGATCTTCAGGAAGACGAAGGTCTTTCGATTTCGACAAAGTCCAAAAAACTGTCCGAGACGGCGTCCCTCTCCGTACCTAAAGGTAAACTGACCTACGGAACGGACTACTACATAAGGGTTCGTCCTCTCTTCGAGAAATCCGGCTGGACCGATTGGTCCGAAACGTCCAAAATTACCACCGAGACGGTTTCCGGTTCAGACGGAGGCTGCTCCGTGGCGGGAATGGAGCCGGGCTGGGCATTCCTGCTTCTGCCATTGGCCGTGCTTATAGGCCGCTGA
- a CDS encoding ABC transporter ATP-binding protein, translating into MMDGKKPLLSVRGLEVSYGAIKALLGVDLDVYEGEIVSVIGANGAGKSTLMNAIMGDVARQAGEVSLDGKPLSSKSFQVVHQGVSLSPEGRKVFAPLTVEENLMMGAFPRQDRLEIHRTLAHVFELFPRLEERRQQYAGTLSGGEQQMLAIGRALMSTPRVLLLDEPSLGLAPIVIKDIFKELKTINEGGMTILLVEQNARQALMLSHRAYVLQTGRVIMEGPSKELLANPEVEAAYLGTGHH; encoded by the coding sequence ATGATGGACGGCAAGAAACCGCTTCTCTCGGTCAGAGGACTGGAGGTAAGCTATGGAGCCATAAAGGCGCTGCTAGGAGTGGACCTGGACGTTTACGAGGGAGAGATCGTCTCTGTCATAGGGGCCAACGGCGCCGGAAAATCCACCTTGATGAACGCCATTATGGGCGACGTGGCCAGACAGGCCGGAGAGGTATCCCTGGATGGCAAGCCTCTCTCCAGCAAAAGCTTTCAGGTTGTTCACCAGGGAGTGTCCCTCTCTCCGGAGGGACGAAAGGTATTCGCACCCCTGACGGTTGAGGAAAACCTCATGATGGGCGCCTTTCCCAGACAGGACAGACTGGAGATACACCGAACCCTGGCCCATGTCTTCGAGCTATTCCCCAGGCTGGAGGAAAGACGGCAACAGTACGCTGGAACCCTCTCCGGCGGGGAACAGCAGATGCTGGCCATAGGAAGGGCCCTCATGTCGACCCCAAGGGTGCTCCTGCTGGACGAACCGTCACTGGGACTGGCTCCCATAGTGATAAAGGACATTTTCAAGGAACTCAAGACGATAAACGAGGGTGGCATGACCATCCTGTTGGTGGAACAGAACGCCAGACAGGCTCTCATGCTGTCCCACAGGGCCTACGTCCTTCAGACCGGAAGGGTAATCATGGAGGGACCGTCGAAGGAACTCCTGGCCAATCCAGAGGTCGAGGCCGCCTACTTGGGAACGGGTCATCACTGA
- a CDS encoding HNH endonuclease, with translation MRPVVRGKRPKEKGKPIELKKYGYARGHLIQRIGEYCSYCETKLNTSLAVEHVLPKKATETSEEEGKRRELDWDNLLLACTNCNSTKSNQEVSREKCLWPDRDNTFMAIEYSEGGLVSPNQDMPLNIIEKAEKLIQLVGLDKTPSDEPIYRWEASDRRWLHRKETWDMATRKRDQLKKIEPSNDETFRNIIVDLAKSNGRWSIWMTVFQNDEDMCRRLIDGFNGTCKGCFDDNMKPIHREGGLC, from the coding sequence ATGCGACCGGTAGTTAGAGGAAAGCGTCCAAAAGAAAAGGGCAAACCTATCGAGTTAAAAAAGTATGGCTATGCCAGAGGACACCTAATACAGAGGATCGGAGAATACTGCTCATACTGCGAGACAAAATTAAACACCTCTCTGGCTGTAGAACACGTCTTGCCCAAAAAAGCGACGGAGACATCCGAAGAGGAAGGTAAAAGGCGGGAGCTTGATTGGGATAACCTCTTGCTCGCCTGCACCAACTGCAACTCGACGAAATCGAATCAGGAAGTTTCTAGAGAGAAATGTCTCTGGCCTGACCGAGACAACACCTTCATGGCGATTGAATACTCTGAAGGCGGTTTGGTATCTCCCAACCAAGACATGCCATTGAACATAATTGAAAAAGCGGAAAAGCTAATTCAACTGGTAGGACTGGATAAAACCCCGTCGGATGAACCTATATACAGGTGGGAGGCTTCTGATCGTAGATGGCTCCACAGAAAAGAAACTTGGGATATGGCGACAAGAAAAAGAGATCAGTTAAAGAAAATCGAACCAAGCAATGACGAAACATTTAGGAACATAATCGTCGACTTAGCTAAATCAAATGGACGCTGGAGCATTTGGATGACGGTATTTCAGAACGACGAGGACATGTGTCGACGATTGATCGACGGTTTTAACGGTACGTGTAAGGGCTGTTTCGACGATAACATGAAGCCTATACACCGAGAAGGCGGACTATGCTGA
- a CDS encoding DNA-3-methyladenine glycosylase, translating to MDVSFYERPCFAVARELLGSLLVSSAGGESTIGKIVEVEPYVGAYDRASHAWPMKRTPRTEAMFGPGGRAYIFFVYGMHHQLCAVTGPEGTPDAVLIRALEPIEGIDVMTRRRNQPMKRLCDGPGKLCSALAVTSELYGIDLTDPSSPLTIMKGNPIGDDRILAAPRVGVAYAGPYATVPWRMYLKDCPWVSVKDRSAVPYQSLPKNTFGPR from the coding sequence TTGGACGTAAGCTTCTACGAAAGACCCTGTTTTGCCGTAGCCAGAGAGCTTCTGGGATCCCTACTTGTGAGCTCAGCGGGAGGGGAATCGACGATCGGGAAAATAGTGGAGGTGGAGCCTTACGTCGGGGCCTACGACAGAGCATCCCACGCCTGGCCCATGAAGAGGACCCCCCGCACCGAGGCCATGTTCGGTCCCGGAGGGAGGGCCTATATATTCTTCGTCTACGGCATGCACCATCAGCTGTGCGCCGTGACAGGGCCGGAGGGAACGCCGGACGCTGTGCTGATAAGGGCTCTGGAACCCATCGAGGGGATCGACGTCATGACCCGTCGGAGAAATCAGCCCATGAAAAGGCTCTGCGACGGCCCAGGGAAGCTGTGCTCCGCTCTGGCGGTCACCTCCGAGCTGTACGGAATCGACCTGACCGACCCCTCGTCGCCCCTCACGATAATGAAGGGAAATCCGATCGGAGACGACCGGATCCTGGCGGCCCCCAGGGTCGGTGTGGCCTACGCCGGACCATATGCCACGGTTCCGTGGAGGATGTATCTTAAGGACTGCCCTTGGGTCAGCGTGAAGGACCGCTCCGCCGTGCCCTACCAGTCGCTTCCGAAAAACACCTTCGGACCTAGGTAA